A single region of the Drosophila miranda strain MSH22 chromosome 2, D.miranda_PacBio2.1, whole genome shotgun sequence genome encodes:
- the LOC117187217 gene encoding G protein-activated inward rectifier potassium channel 3 isoform X1 translates to MQVPLSDVQVLHDPADAETIVGNAGGDQEETFAHMKEWKRQYMRGISHTPSQAGVYYEALKGSSHSLAKGSRNFRPGSMRRVRRRAVFKNGDCNVVQKHLQRRRVRFLQDMYTTMVDWQWRWTLLAFALSFILSWLFFALIWWLIIYTHGDLEELHMPDNQEESGWAPCVSAIDGFTSCFLFSIETQHTIGYGVRTTSPECPEAIFMMCFQSIYGVMSSAFMAGIVFAKMTRAKQRAQTLLFSKQAVICQRDGCLSLMFRVGDMRKSHIIGAGVRAQLIRTKSTKEGEVMTQYFTELEIGSDDSGSDLFFIWPMIIEHKIDENSPLYNLNATDMLQDRFEIVVILEGTVESTGQSTQARSSYINTEILWGHRFDPVVLYNKDLQAYEIDYGRFNETTQVDTPLCSARELNEIYKIQEGFRTPASPTIRSRPSSSSSGYQSPQDRRLRWQLSVPL, encoded by the exons ATGCAGGTGCCGCTTAGCGATGTCCAGGTCCTGCACGATCCTGCCGATGCCGAGACCATAGTCGGTAATGCTGGCGGTGACCAGGAGGAGACCTTCGCCCACATGAAAGAGTGGAAACGTCAGTACATGAGGGGCATCTCGCACACGCCCTCCCAGGCTGGAGTCTATTACGAGGCCCTCAAAGGATCTAGCCACTCGTTGGCCAAGGG ATCTCGCAATTTTCGCCCTGGAAGCATGCGGCGAGTGCGCAGAAGGGCCGTGTTCAAGAACGGTGACTGCAATGTGGTGCAGAAGCACCTTCAGAGAAGGCGGGTCCGTTTTCTGCAGGACATGTACACAACGATGGTGGACTGGCAGTGGCGGTGGACGCTGCTAGCCTTTGCGCTGAGCTTCATACTCTCGTGGTTGTTCTTTGCGCTCATCTGGTGGCTGATCATCTACACACACGGGGATCTGGAGGAGCTGCACATGCCGGACAATCAAG AGGAGTCTGGATGGGCGCCTTGTGTGTCGGCCATTGATGGCTTCACCTCCTGCTTTTTGTTCTCCATTGAGACGCAGCACACAATTGGCTACGGCGTGCGGACCACTTCTCCCGAGTGTCCCGAGGCCATATTCATGATGTGCTTCCAGTCCATCTATGGCGTGATGTCCTCGGCCTTCATGGCGGGCATCGTCTTTGCCAAGATGACCCGGGCCAAGCAGCGCGCCCAGACGCTGCTATTCTCCAAGCAGGCCGTCATCTGCCAGCGCGACGGCTGCCTATCGCTGATGTTCCGGGTGGGTGACATGCGGAAGTCCCACATCATCGGCGCCGGCGTCAGAGCCCAACTGATTCGCACGAAGAGCACCAAGGAGGGCGAGGTGATGACGCAGTACTTCACGGAGCTGGAAATCGGCAGCGACGACTCGGGCTCTGATTTGTTCTTCATCTGGCCCATGATCATCGAGCACAAGATCGACGAGAATTCGCCGCTGTATAATCTGAATGCTACTGACATGCTGCAGGATAGGTTCGAGATTGTGGTCATACTCGAGGGGACGGTGGAGTCGACGGGCCAGTCCACCCAGGCCAGATCGAGTTATATCAACACCGAGATCCTGTGGGGCCACCGTTTCGATCCTGTAGTGCTGTACAACAAGGATCTGCAGGCGTATGAGATCGACTATGGTCGCTTCAACGAGACCACTCAGGTGGACACGCCCCTGTGCAGTGCTCGTGAGCTGAACGAGATCTACAAGATCCAGGAGGGCTTCCGCACACCAG CTTCCCCCACGATCCGTTCGAGGCCCTCTAGTTCCAGTTCCGGCTACCAGTCGCCCCAGGACCGTCGTCTGCGCTGGCAGCTCTCGGTGCCCTTGTAG
- the LOC108154034 gene encoding serine/threonine-protein kinase zyg-8 yields MDSKKALAVVNRVGTMKAVRVCFLRNGDPFFRGVMLSVSPCKYRDFGILLEDVTRVLHSHVVLRSGIEHIWRTNGTPITFLDSFLDGDIVVCCCRYERFIEMDYSVLPDSVAIYIDERFRLVNSQTTAICLAKPKTKEVRRCIVKVVNEKYMLNHDAKYKEVEIMRKLQTHPNVVDLIFTVHRPGYPYTFFVIECMACSVQDMRTRQGRIPEPTVHRVMRDVACGLTYIHANGIIHRDIKPDNLLLSFAAGVLVAKIADFGAATYFEDGAMKGFVGTARYIAPEMILGCKYDYQVDTWSFGVTLFCMLFIQHPFGKGYTDIRDICNDAVISEYQFPSDLKDCISEDAKSMIDALLVKDPILRLTSAEISQHPFMLSGSITDSER; encoded by the exons ATGGACTCTAAGAAGGCATTGGCAGTGGTCAATCGAGTGGGAACCATGAAGGCGGTCCGTGTCTGTTTTCTCCGAAATGGGGATCCATTCTTCCGAGGCGTCATGCTCTCTGTGTCCCCATGCAAATACAGAGATTTTGGCATACTCTTGGAGGACGTTACCCGCGTCCTGCACTCACATGTCGTGCTCCGATCGGGCATCGAACACATATGGCGCACTAATGGCACTCCGATTACCTTTCTGGATTCCTTTTTGGATGGGGACATCGTCGTCTGCTGCTGCCGGTACGAGAGGTTCATCGAAATGGACTACTCT GTCCTTCCCGACTCCGTTGCGATCTACATTGATGAACGCTTCAGGTTAGTGAATAGCCAAACGACCGCTATCTGCTTGGCTAAGCCCAAGACGAAGGAAGTCCGGAGATGCATTGTCAAGGTGGTGAACGAGAAGTACATGCTCAATCATGATGCCAAGTACAAAGAAGTGGAGATCATGCGCAAGCTGCAGACCCATCCGAACGTCGTTGATCTAATTTTCACCGTTCACAGGCCGGGGTACCCGTACACATTTTTTGTGATCGAGTGCATGGCCTGCAGTGTGCAAGATATGAGGACTCGCCAAGGCAGGATTCCCGAGCCCACAGTCCACAGGGTCATGAGAGACGTCGCCTGTGGCCTGACCTACATACACGCCAATGGAATCATCCATCGCGACATAAAACCCGATAACCTGCTCCTAAGTTTCGCTGCCGGTGTTTTAGTTGCTAAGATCGCAGATTTTGGAGCGGCTACCTATTTCGAGGACGGAGCGATGAAGGGCTTTGTCGGAACTGCAAGGTACATAGCTCCCGAGATGATTCTTGGCTGTAAATACGACTACCAGGTGGATACCTGGTCCTTTGGTGTCACTCTCTTTTGTATGTTGTTCATTCAGCACCCCTTCGGCAAGGGCTACACGGATATTCGTGATATCTGCAACGATGCTGTGATTAGTGAGTACCAGTTTCCTTCGGATCTCAAGGACTGTATCAGCGAGGATGCCAAGAGTATGATCGACGCGCTGCTGGTAAAGGATCCAATCTTGCGACTCACTTCTGCtgagatttcccagcaccccTTTATGCTCAGTGGCAGCATAACAGATTCTGAAAGATAA
- the LOC117187217 gene encoding G protein-activated inward rectifier potassium channel 3 isoform X2, giving the protein MRFNFSSHSAAPAATATPATTPTNGNEKATQPLKRGIEADPDSLDSVISNPQSYPITIVPNRPASFYGVAPNGKAFQRQPSCRSRNFRPGSMRRVRRRAVFKNGDCNVVQKHLQRRRVRFLQDMYTTMVDWQWRWTLLAFALSFILSWLFFALIWWLIIYTHGDLEELHMPDNQEESGWAPCVSAIDGFTSCFLFSIETQHTIGYGVRTTSPECPEAIFMMCFQSIYGVMSSAFMAGIVFAKMTRAKQRAQTLLFSKQAVICQRDGCLSLMFRVGDMRKSHIIGAGVRAQLIRTKSTKEGEVMTQYFTELEIGSDDSGSDLFFIWPMIIEHKIDENSPLYNLNATDMLQDRFEIVVILEGTVESTGQSTQARSSYINTEILWGHRFDPVVLYNKDLQAYEIDYGRFNETTQVDTPLCSARELNEIYKIQEGFRTPASPTIRSRPSSSSSGYQSPQDRRLRWQLSVPL; this is encoded by the exons ATGCGCTTCAATTTCTCGAGCCACTCGGCTGccccagcagcaacagccactcCAGCGACAACACCAACAAATGGCAACGAGAAGGCCACCCAGCCGTTGAAGAGGGGCATTGAGGCCGATCCCGATTCCCTGGACAGTGTGATCAGCAATCCGCAATCGTATCCCATCACCATAGTGCCCAATCGCCCCGCGAGCTTCTATGGAGTAGCCCCAAATGGCAAGGCATTTCAGCGCCAGCCGAGCTGCAG ATCTCGCAATTTTCGCCCTGGAAGCATGCGGCGAGTGCGCAGAAGGGCCGTGTTCAAGAACGGTGACTGCAATGTGGTGCAGAAGCACCTTCAGAGAAGGCGGGTCCGTTTTCTGCAGGACATGTACACAACGATGGTGGACTGGCAGTGGCGGTGGACGCTGCTAGCCTTTGCGCTGAGCTTCATACTCTCGTGGTTGTTCTTTGCGCTCATCTGGTGGCTGATCATCTACACACACGGGGATCTGGAGGAGCTGCACATGCCGGACAATCAAG AGGAGTCTGGATGGGCGCCTTGTGTGTCGGCCATTGATGGCTTCACCTCCTGCTTTTTGTTCTCCATTGAGACGCAGCACACAATTGGCTACGGCGTGCGGACCACTTCTCCCGAGTGTCCCGAGGCCATATTCATGATGTGCTTCCAGTCCATCTATGGCGTGATGTCCTCGGCCTTCATGGCGGGCATCGTCTTTGCCAAGATGACCCGGGCCAAGCAGCGCGCCCAGACGCTGCTATTCTCCAAGCAGGCCGTCATCTGCCAGCGCGACGGCTGCCTATCGCTGATGTTCCGGGTGGGTGACATGCGGAAGTCCCACATCATCGGCGCCGGCGTCAGAGCCCAACTGATTCGCACGAAGAGCACCAAGGAGGGCGAGGTGATGACGCAGTACTTCACGGAGCTGGAAATCGGCAGCGACGACTCGGGCTCTGATTTGTTCTTCATCTGGCCCATGATCATCGAGCACAAGATCGACGAGAATTCGCCGCTGTATAATCTGAATGCTACTGACATGCTGCAGGATAGGTTCGAGATTGTGGTCATACTCGAGGGGACGGTGGAGTCGACGGGCCAGTCCACCCAGGCCAGATCGAGTTATATCAACACCGAGATCCTGTGGGGCCACCGTTTCGATCCTGTAGTGCTGTACAACAAGGATCTGCAGGCGTATGAGATCGACTATGGTCGCTTCAACGAGACCACTCAGGTGGACACGCCCCTGTGCAGTGCTCGTGAGCTGAACGAGATCTACAAGATCCAGGAGGGCTTCCGCACACCAG CTTCCCCCACGATCCGTTCGAGGCCCTCTAGTTCCAGTTCCGGCTACCAGTCGCCCCAGGACCGTCGTCTGCGCTGGCAGCTCTCGGTGCCCTTGTAG